A window of uncultured Gellertiella sp. genomic DNA:
GTTCCCCGCCTCCGCAGCATGGCAAAGCACGCCGCGATTTGATGCGGTTCAGCGCACGGCCAGAACGATGGTTGACAGTGTCAAAAGCGCTTGATACGCCTAGTATATTAGAGTCGCCTTATTATATTAAAGCAGTTGCGGCTCGAATAATATTGGGAGAATACATATGTTGATTGAACGTAATGCAATCCGTTCGAATGCCCGTCGCGACATGCTGAAACTTGGTGTTGCCGCATCGCTGATTGTCGCCGCCTCCCTTTCGTTTGGCGCGAATGCGGCTTTTGCGGCGAGCAAGCCGAAAGTCGGCCTGATCATGAAATCGCTGTCGAACGAGTTCTTCAAACAGATGAAGGCCGGTGCCGATGCCTATGCGGCCAAGAATGCCGACAAGTTCGATTTCAAGGCGGTCGGCATGAAGGACGAGCGCGATTTCGCCTCTCAGGTCGATGCGGTCGAGAATTTCGTGACGCAAAAATATGACATCATCGTCGTCGCCCCCGCCGATTCCAAGGCCATGGTCACGCCGCTTGCGAAGGCGGTGATGGCGGGCGTCACGGTCATCAATATCGACGTGCCTCTCGATGCGGATGCCAAGAAAGCCGCCGGTATCGATCTTGCCTTCTTCGGCCCTGACAACCGCGACGGGGCCAAGCTTGCCGGTGATGCGCTGGCAAAGGATCTTGGCAAGGGCGGCAAGGTGGTGATCCTCGAAGGCAATCCGGAAGCCGACAATGCCAAGGAACGGGCGAAAGGCTTCGGCGATTCGATCAAGGCGGGCGGCCTGCAGTTGCTCGACAGCAAGACTGCCCATTGGGAGACCGAAGAAGCCAATACGGTAATGACGAACTTCCTCACCCAGTATCATGACATCCAGGGTGTCATGGCTGCGAATGACTCGATGGCCCTCGGGGTTGTCAAGGCACTCGATGCGGCGGGTCTCAGCGGCAAGATCAAGGTAGTCGGCTTCGACAACATTCCTGCGGTCAAACCGCTGATCGAGAACGGCAAGATGCTGGCTACCGTCGAGCAGTATGGTGCCCAGATGGCGGCGATGGGCATCGACTACGGCCTGCGTGAGGCGAAGGGCGAAAAATTCACCGGCTGGGTGAAGACCGACGTCAAGCTCGTCACGAAGTAGTTCGTCACGACCAGGCGCCCGGCACGGACGGGTGCGCCATCTCCAGGGCCTCGGCGCACCCTGCCCTCACCGGATATTTCCCTAGATATCGCTGAACGTCCCGGTGAACAGCCACCCTTTGCGTCGGCTTTTCCGGTTGATCCCTGTCGCGTGTAGTCGTGAGCGCGGTTTATCGGCACAGCCAGACTTTTGCGATGAATATATGCATAAAAACAATAACCTAAAGCGTGGGGGCTAATACCAGGGATCACTGATGGGAACCCATTCGATGGCGTGGAAACGGATACCGGGTAGGAGAATACCGCAGGTCGATGCTTTGAGCATCGACCGAGGATTTCGACGCCCTCCGGTGGCCGAATTCCACGCCACCCGGAGGGCCGGTCGCTTTTGACGTGCGGACGGCGTCGAAAATCCCCGCCGGACCGGTAGGTCCGACTGCGGTTTTCTCCTGGCCGCAAGCCAAAATCGATCCGGTCGAATGGGTTCCCATCAGTGATCCTTGGTATCAGCCCGAGAGATCGCGATATGCTTCAATAACCGTGCGGATGAAACGATGCATGAGGTCGACGTGGCAGACGAAACCGAAAACACCATTCTGCGGCTTGAGGGGATCGGCAAGCGATTTCCCGGCGTTGTCGCCCTCAACAATGTCTCCTTCGATATCGCCAGGGGCCGGGGACATGTTTTGCTGGGCGAGAACGGTGCGGGAAAATCGACGCTGATCAATCTTCTCGGCGGTGTCTTCAGGCCGGATGACGGGCAGATCCGGTTCGATGGCAAGCGCTACGAGCCGCACTCGCCGCATCAAGCCTTTCAGGCGGGCATCCGCATCGTTCACCAGGAACTTCATCCGCTGTCCAATCTGACGGTGGCGGAAAACCTGCTGTTCGAGAACCTGCCCCGCCGTCGCGGGCTGGTGGATTTCCGCCAGATGAACCGCCGGGCCGCCGAACTGCTGGCTGAAGTCGGGCTGGACATGGCGCCGACCACGCAGGCGGCCAGGCTCAGCGTCGCGCAGCTGCAGCTGCTCGAGATTGCCAAGGCACTCTGCTACGAGAGCAGGTTTCTGGTTCTGGATGAACCGACCGCGACCCTGACCTCGAAGGAGGTCGACCGGCTGTTTGACATCCTCAGGCGGTTGCGCAGCCGTGGCGTCACGACGCTTTATATTTCCCATCGTCTGGAAGAAATTTTTGAGGTCGGCGAGAACGTCACCATCCTGCGCGACGGGCAGCATGTGATCACCCGCCCCCTCGCCGGTCTTGGCATTCCCGATATCGTCGAACTGATGGTCGGTCGCACCATTGCCGATCTCAACGTCTTTCGCGGCAACAGCCCGGTCGCGGGCGAGGCGCTCGGCGTTTCGGGCCTGAAGGTCACCCGCCACAGTCCGGAGCTCTCCTTTTCCGTCCGCAAGGGGGAGATCGTCGGCATTGCCGGGCTGGTCGGCAGCGGTCGCACCGAGGCGGTCAGGGCACTGTTCGGGGCCGATACCAGAGCAGCCGGCGAGATCCGCATCGACGGTGTCGCGGCGGTGATCAACACGCCGAAGGATGCGGTGGCTGCCGGTCTGTGCCTGGCGACGGAAGACCGCAAGATGCAGGGGCTGATGCTCAACATGAGCTGCGCCGAGAACACGACCATCACCGACCTGCGCAAGATCTCGGGCCGGGGCCTGATCCGGAGAAAGGCGGAAGAAGGCCATTCCGGCCGGCTGGTCAAGGAACTGCGCATCAAGACCCCCTCGATCCACCAGCCCGTTCGCACCTTTTCCGGCGGCAACCAGCAGAAGGTCGTCATCGCCAAATGGCTGTTTCGCGGGCCGAAGGCACTGATTTTCGACGAACCGACCCGCGGTATCGATGTCGGGGCCAAGGCGGAAATCTACGATCTGCTGTGGAAGCTTGCCGCAGAAGGCAAGGGGGTGCTGGTCGTCTCCTCCGACCTTCCTGAACTCATGGGGATCTGTCACCGCATCATCGTTTTTTCAGCCGGTAAGATAGCCGGAGAAGTGCCTCGCGAAGAGTTTGACGAGAGCCGGATTCTGTCGCTGGCCTACAAGGAGTACAGTCGTGTCAGAGAGCATTGAAACCAAGGGCGGCGCACGGCAGGTTCCGTTGCTCGACACCATCATCCGGATATCGATGCGCGAGGCGGGTGTGGCGATTGCGCTCGTCGTGCTCGTCGTCTTCTTCTCCATCGCTGCCCCCTATTTCGCGACGCCGGAAAACTTCCTGAAGATATTCGTGCAGATCGCCATCAATACCGTTCTGGCCTCGGGCATGACCTTCGTCATTCTCGTCGGCGGCATCGATCTTTCCGTGGGGTCGCTTCTGGCGCTCTGCACGGTCGTCGGTGCCAGCATCATGATCGATCCCGGCCTTTCCCCCTGGCAGGCCATCCTGCTTGCAAGCCTTGCCTCGATGGGCGTTGGCGTTGCGCTCGGGGCGCTGAACGGCTGGATCTGCGAAAGATGGAAATTGCCCTCCTTCATCGTCACCCTCGGCATGCTGAATGTCGCCAGCGGCCTTGCCCGCGTGGTCAGTGACAATTCGACGATCACCGGTCTGCCGCAGCCCTTCGTCGATTTCGGCAATCTGATCTTCTGGAGTGTCCTGCCGTCGATTTTCCTGATTGCAATGATCGTCGTGCTCATCGGCTGGTTCATCCTGCGCTACTCAGTGTTCGGGCGCTTCGTGTTTGCCATCGGCACCAATGAAGAGGCGGTACGGCTCTCCGGGCACACGCCACGCCGGTACAAGATCGCGGTTTTTGCGATTTCCGGACTGACATCCGGCATCGCGGCCATGGTCTATCTGCTCCGGCTGAATGTCGGCAGCCCGGTTGCGGGCATTGGCTACGAACTGAATGCCATTGCCGCCGTCATCATCGGCGGCACCAGCCTCTCGGGGGGCAAAGGTTCGATTATCGGCACGCTGGTGGGTGCCTGCATCCTGCAGGTCCTGTCGACCGGCCTGCAATTGATGGGTGCCGACGATAACGTCAAGCCGATCGTCATCGGCGTGGTCATCGTGCTCGCCGTCATCGGCGACAGCTATCGCGGCAAATTGCTGGGCTTTCTGGAAACGAGATAGGCTGAACCGGATCACGGCCCGGGCGAACCGTTTGAGGAGAAGGAGTGTGCACCCGGGCGGATCTAGCCGAAGCGAGGCAACTGCCCTAGATTGGCTGTATCCTCGCTGGAGATACAAGCCATGCGCCACCGGTTCCAGTCTGCCCTCCTCCTGGCAATTCCGCTGCTTGGCCTCATGCTGACCCCGGCAGGTGCGGCAGATCCCGTGCCGCTCGCGCAAACCGTGATCAAGAACCAGATCGCGGCCTTTCTGGCGGATGATGGTGCTGCGGCCTATGGTTTTGCGTCACCGAATATACAGAAGCTCTATCCCGACAAGGACCGCTTCTTCGCCATGGTGAAGAGGAGCTATCAGCCGGTCTATCATCCCGGCAATTTCGCCTTTGGCCGCTCGAAGGTTCTCGGCGATGGCGCCACGGTCCTCCAGGAGGTGCTGATTTCCGGCGATGCGGGCGATGACTGGATGGCGGTCTATGAGCTGGAGCGCGAGCCGGATGGCAGCTACAGGATCAACGGCGTGCAGATGTTGCGCAACACCGCCAGCAAGGGAATCTGACCTTTCCTCGCGTCAGGGCAGGTGAGGCCCCTGCCCTAACCTGATGCTTTTCTTGTCTTTTCAGAGTGCGTCTATATCGCCGCGCGCCCAGTTTTCCTGGGTTTCGGCCATGAAATCGGCAAACCGGCCTTCGGCGATGGCCTGGCGGATTCCCTGCATCAGCTCCTGGTAATAGGCGAGATTGTTCCAGGAGAGCAGCATGCCGCCGAGCGCCTCATTGGCGCGCACGAGATGGTGGAGATAGGCGCGGGAATAGTCGCGTGCCGCCGGGCAGCTCGATTGCTCGTCCAGGGGACGGATATCTTCGGCATGGCGGGCATTGCGGATATTGACCTTGCCGCGCCGGGTGAAGGCAAGGCCGTGGCGGCCGGAGCGGGTCGGCATCACGCAGTCGAACATGTCGATGCCGGCGGCCACCGATTTCAGGATATCGTCCGGCGTGCCGACACCCATGAGGTAGCGCGGCTTTTCTGTCGGCAGTTCCGGCAGCGTGACATCCAGCATCCGCAGCATCACCTCCTGCGGCTCGCCGACCGCAAGGCCGCCGACGGCGTAACCCTTGAGGTCGAGGCCCTTCAGCCCCTGGGCCGAACGTATCCGGAGGTCCTCGATATCGCCGCCCTGGACGATGCCGAACATCGCCTTGCCGGGCTGATCGCCAAAGGCGACCTTGCAGCGTTCCGCCCAGCGCAGCGACATTTCCATCGCCCGCTGGATTTCCTTCGGCTCTGCGGGAAGTGCGACGCATTCGTCGAGCTGCATCTGGATATCGCTGTCGAGCATCCCCTGGATTTCAATGGAGCGCTCCGGCGACATGTGATGTTCGCGCCCGTCGATATGGCTCTTGAAGGTCACGCCCTGCTCGTTGAGCTTGCGCAGGCCGGAGAGCGACATCACCTGAAAACCGCCGCTGTCGGTGAGGATCGGCTGTGGCCAGCGGATCAGTTCGTGCAGGCCGCCAAGCCTCGCCACCCGTTCCGGGCCGGGCCGGAGCATCAGGTGATAGGTATTGCCAAGAATGATATCGGCACCGAGGTCGCGGACCTGGTCGAGATACATCGCCTTGACCGTGCCGACGGTGCCGACAGGCATGAAGGCGGGCGTGCGGATCGTGCCGCGCGGCATGGTGATTGCCCCCAGCCGCGCCCGGCCATCGGAGGCCTTCAGGCGAAACTGGAACGTGTCGGTGGCGGGATCGAGGGTCTTGTCGTCATAAAGCGTGGTCATCGGTCTTCCCGGAACAGCAGGCTGGCATCGCCATAGGAGTAGAAGCGGTAGCCATCGGATATGGCATGATCATAGGCGTCGCGCATGGATTTCTGGCCGGAAAAGGCGGATACCAGCATGAACAGCGTGGAGCGCGGCAGATGGAAATTGGTCATCAGCATGTCGACCGCCCTGAAGCGGTATCCGGGGGTGATGAAGATCTCGGTCGCCCCGGACCAGGCCGCAAGCCTGCCGTCGTCACCGGCGGCACTTTCCAGCAGCCGTAATGACGTGGTGCCGACAGCGATGACCCGCCCGCCCCTTTCCCGGACCGCGTTCAGCCGCGCAGCCGTTGCGGCACCGACATGGCCGATTTCCGCGTGCATCCGGTGATCGGCGGTGTCTTCCGCCTTGACCGGCAGGAAGGTGCCCGCGCCGACATGCAGGGTCACGAAATGCCGCTCGATACCGGCAGCGTCGAGCGCGCCAAACAGGTCCGGGGTAAAATGCAGGCCGGCGGTGGGGGCTGCAACGGCCCCCTCCTCCCTTGCGTAGATGGTCTGGTAGTCGCGCCGGTCGCGTTCGTCCTCATGCCGCTTGGCGGCGATATAGGGCGGCAGGGGGATATGGCCGACCGTGGCAATTGCCTGGTCGAGATCGGGGCCAGAGAGGTCGAAGGCAAGATCGATTTCACCCGCCTCCCCCTTGGTCGCGACCGTGGCTGAGAGCGTGCCGAGCAGGCAGGCCCCGCCCCCGTCGCCAAAGTCGATCCGGTCGCCCGGCTTGATGCGCTTGCCGGGCCGGGCAAAGGCCTTCCAGCTGCTGGCACCGGTGCGCATGTGCAATGTGCAGGAGACCGGTGTCCTCTCTGCCCCCTCGCGCAGGCGAACACCTTCCAGCTGGGCGGGGATAACCCTGGTATCGTTGAACACCATGGCATCGCCCGGGCGTAGCCAGGAAGTGAGGTCGCGCACATGTCCGTCGGTTAGTTCAGGCGTTTGTCCGGGCCGGACAACGAGCAGCCGGGCGCTGTCGCGCGGTTCGGCGGGGCGAAGCGCGATATTCTCATCGGGCAGGTCGAAATCGAACAGATCGACGCGCATCGGCACCATGCCTCCCCAAACGCGAAACCCGCCCTGAAGTCACGGACATCAGGGCGGGCCTCATTAATCCTGTCAGATCTCAGAGATCGGCGGCAACGCGAACGGAGACGATGCTGTCGGGATCCTTGACCGGCTCGCCCTTCTTGATCTGGTCGACCACATCCATGCCTTCGATGACCTGGCCCCAGACCGAATATTGCTTGTTCAGCCAGGGTGCATCGGTGAAGCAGATAAAGAACTGCGAATTGGCCGAATTCGGGTTCTGGCTGCGGGCCATCGAGCAGGTGCCGCGCACATGGCTCATGTTGGAGAATTCCGCCTTCAGGTCCGGCTTGTCGGAGCCGCCCATGCCGGCACGGGCCGGGTTGAAGCTGTCGCCGCCCTGCTTGCCATACTGGACGTCGCCGGTCTGGGCCATGAAATCCGGGATGACGCGGTGAAAGACCACGCCGTCATAGGCCTTCTCGCGCGACAGTTCCTTGATGCGGGCAACATGGCCGGGCGCAAGATCGGGCAGAAGCTGAATGACAACCTTGCCCTTGGTGGTTTCCATCACGATGGTGTTTTCCGGATCCTTGATCTCGGCCATGTTCATTCTCCTTGAAATGCGGGCAAACCTGCCCGGAAATGCGGGGGGGACCCGCCGTTACTTGCTGACGGTGACCTTGATCATCCGGTCGGGATCAGTCACTTCGCCATTGCCGCCATCGCCAAGCTTGATCTTGTCGACGGCTTCCATGCCCGACACGACCTTGCCAACGACCGTGTACTGGCCGTTCAGGGACTCGCCGGGGGCAAACATGATGAAGAACTGCGAATTGGCGGAATCCGGATCGGAGGCGCGGGCCATGCCGACCGTGCCCCGCTCAAACGGTTTGTCAGAGAACTCGGCCTTGATATTCGGCAGATCTGAGCCGCCGGTTCCGGCCAGCTGTGCATCGTAACCCTTGGCGGCATTGCCGAACTGCACGTCGCCGGTCTGCGCCATGAAGCCGTCGATCACCCGGTGGAACACGACATTGTCATAGGCACCCTTGGCGGCCAGCGCCTCGATCTGGGCGACGTGCTTCGGGGCAACATCCTTGGCAAGCTCGATGACAACAGGGCCGTCCTTAAGCTGGATGGTCAACGTGTCGGCAAGCGCCACGGAGGCGAAGGATGCGGCAGCGAGCATGCCGGCAATGGCAAGTTTGAAAATCTTCACGAAAACTCCACGGCTCAAGGGGTTAATTCAGGGTTTTGACAATTTCAGCTTCAGGGCCGCCAGAACCTCCGGCGGTACGAAGGGACTGACATCGCCGCCCATCATCGCGATCTGGCGAACCAATGTGGCGGTTATGGGTCGCGTGGCCGTTGCCGCGGGCAGAAAGACGGTCTGCACATCCGGCGCCATCTGGCTGTTCATGCCCGCCATCTGCATCTCGTAATCGAGGTCGGTGCCATCCCGCAATCCCCGGATCAACACAAGCGCGCCATGCTGGCGTGCCGCATCCACCACGAGACCGGAAAAAGAGACCACCGAGACCCTGCCCTGCGCCTCCGGCAGGCGTGCGGCAAGCGACCGCGTCACCAGGTCGGCGCGCTCGTCAAAGCTGAACATCGGCACCTTGCCGGGATGAATGCCAATGGCAACCACGAGCCTTTCGGCAATGTTCAGGGCTTGAACAAGCACATCCATATGGCCTGATGTCAGCGGGTCGAACGAGCCCGGATAGAAAGCTGTGGTCATTGTCGGTCCGATTGTGCGTCAGGCACGCCTTTTGTCATGGATGCGCCCGTCCTGCAAGTCTGGCTTGCCACGCCCGTTAATCGGATGCGGGAAGCGAACCGGGCAATATGAACGCCAGATGAACGGAGCATTCAAGATGGTTTCAGACGCCACATGATTAAACGACACTCAAGGAACCAAACGCGTACTGCGGGTGTTTACCGTCTGAATTCACCGATTGTTAAGGTCTGGCCGGGTGGCAATCCGGCGGGACGGCAGGGATCGGAAAAAAGCTGCATATGCTTAACGTATTACCAAGGAACCATAGCATAGTTTGCCGCGGTTTCGGTGACGGTCTGGACACCATGCACGTTAAAATTATTCTGGAGGATCAAAAGGATGCCTGACAAAATTACCGTGATCAGCCTGTGCTGGATGACCCTGATGGGCGTCATGTTCGCCGCTTTGTTCACCCTGGGCGAGGCAAACCAGCCCGCCATGCAGCATTCCACATCCCGGGACGTAACCGCCCATTCATAATCGCGACCCATCCTTTCCCGGGACAGGTCGTCACCACCTGCAACACGGAGGGAAAGAGATGGTATTGATTACGACAATGCTCGCAGCCCTTATTGGCCTGATGTTTTTCGGAAGCATGGCCACGGCCTTTTCCGAAATGCACCGCGAACGCGCCGAGCGGGATGCGGACCCGCACCCGCTGCACCTCCGCTGATCTTTTGCGGTCGCATTTACTTTCTGCCACAAACAAAAAGCCGGAGGCTTCCCCTCCGGCTTTTTTGCATCCGTTCATCACCCGGTTTGAAGGCGGGCATCGTCGCGCGGGCCAATGACCCGCGCAATGAATGAGACTGTCAGTCCTGCGGAGCGTCGCCGGGATCGGCAGCGCCCACGTCCGGCGTATCGCTGCTGCCTTCCGGCAGATCGACACCCGTGTCGTCATCTTCCGGCTCGCTGATCCCTTCGACCGACACCACCTTCTCGCCTTCTGCGGTCGAGAAGATCGTCACGCCCTTGGTGGCGCGGCTGGCGATGCGGATGCCATCGACCGGCACGCGGATCAGCTGACCACCATCGGAAACCAGCATGATCTGGTCCTTTTCCTCGACCGGGAAGGCGGCAACCAGTTCGCCGATTTCCTGGGTCTTCGAGGTGTCGGTGGCCCGGATGCCCTTGCCGCCACGGCCGGAGATGCGGAAATCATAGGACGACGACCGCTTGCCGTAGCCCTTTTCGGAGACGGTCAGCACGAATTGCTCGCGGGCCCTGAGTTCGCCATAGCGTTCCTCGTTGATATCACCCTCTTCGGTGACCTCTTCACCGACAAGCGCGATATCGTCCTCATCCACGCCCATGGCACGACGATCCGCCGCCGAGCGCTTGAGGTAAGCTGCCCGTTCCCAGGCCTCCGCATCGACATGCGAGAGGATGGTCATCGAGATCAGCCGGTCGCCATCGGCGAGCGAAATGCCGCGCACCCCGATGGAATTGCGGCCGGCGAAGACGCGGACATCATCGACCGAGAAGCGGATCGCCTGGCCGAGCGCCGTGGTCAGCAGAACGTCATCCAATTCTGTGCAGGTTTCGACCGAAAGGATTTCATCCCCCTCGTCCTCGAGCTTCATGGCGATCTTGCCATTGCGGTTGACCTGGACGAAATCCGACAGCTTGTTGCGCCGCACGGTGCCGCGCGTCGTC
This region includes:
- a CDS encoding sugar ABC transporter substrate-binding protein yields the protein MLIERNAIRSNARRDMLKLGVAASLIVAASLSFGANAAFAASKPKVGLIMKSLSNEFFKQMKAGADAYAAKNADKFDFKAVGMKDERDFASQVDAVENFVTQKYDIIVVAPADSKAMVTPLAKAVMAGVTVINIDVPLDADAKKAAGIDLAFFGPDNRDGAKLAGDALAKDLGKGGKVVILEGNPEADNAKERAKGFGDSIKAGGLQLLDSKTAHWETEEANTVMTNFLTQYHDIQGVMAANDSMALGVVKALDAAGLSGKIKVVGFDNIPAVKPLIENGKMLATVEQYGAQMAAMGIDYGLREAKGEKFTGWVKTDVKLVTK
- a CDS encoding sugar ABC transporter ATP-binding protein, with the translated sequence MHEVDVADETENTILRLEGIGKRFPGVVALNNVSFDIARGRGHVLLGENGAGKSTLINLLGGVFRPDDGQIRFDGKRYEPHSPHQAFQAGIRIVHQELHPLSNLTVAENLLFENLPRRRGLVDFRQMNRRAAELLAEVGLDMAPTTQAARLSVAQLQLLEIAKALCYESRFLVLDEPTATLTSKEVDRLFDILRRLRSRGVTTLYISHRLEEIFEVGENVTILRDGQHVITRPLAGLGIPDIVELMVGRTIADLNVFRGNSPVAGEALGVSGLKVTRHSPELSFSVRKGEIVGIAGLVGSGRTEAVRALFGADTRAAGEIRIDGVAAVINTPKDAVAAGLCLATEDRKMQGLMLNMSCAENTTITDLRKISGRGLIRRKAEEGHSGRLVKELRIKTPSIHQPVRTFSGGNQQKVVIAKWLFRGPKALIFDEPTRGIDVGAKAEIYDLLWKLAAEGKGVLVVSSDLPELMGICHRIIVFSAGKIAGEVPREEFDESRILSLAYKEYSRVREH
- a CDS encoding ABC transporter permease, translating into MSESIETKGGARQVPLLDTIIRISMREAGVAIALVVLVVFFSIAAPYFATPENFLKIFVQIAINTVLASGMTFVILVGGIDLSVGSLLALCTVVGASIMIDPGLSPWQAILLASLASMGVGVALGALNGWICERWKLPSFIVTLGMLNVASGLARVVSDNSTITGLPQPFVDFGNLIFWSVLPSIFLIAMIVVLIGWFILRYSVFGRFVFAIGTNEEAVRLSGHTPRRYKIAVFAISGLTSGIAAMVYLLRLNVGSPVAGIGYELNAIAAVIIGGTSLSGGKGSIIGTLVGACILQVLSTGLQLMGADDNVKPIVIGVVIVLAVIGDSYRGKLLGFLETR
- a CDS encoding DUF4864 domain-containing protein; amino-acid sequence: MLTPAGAADPVPLAQTVIKNQIAAFLADDGAAAYGFASPNIQKLYPDKDRFFAMVKRSYQPVYHPGNFAFGRSKVLGDGATVLQEVLISGDAGDDWMAVYELEREPDGSYRINGVQMLRNTASKGI
- the tgt gene encoding tRNA guanosine(34) transglycosylase Tgt, translated to MTTLYDDKTLDPATDTFQFRLKASDGRARLGAITMPRGTIRTPAFMPVGTVGTVKAMYLDQVRDLGADIILGNTYHLMLRPGPERVARLGGLHELIRWPQPILTDSGGFQVMSLSGLRKLNEQGVTFKSHIDGREHHMSPERSIEIQGMLDSDIQMQLDECVALPAEPKEIQRAMEMSLRWAERCKVAFGDQPGKAMFGIVQGGDIEDLRIRSAQGLKGLDLKGYAVGGLAVGEPQEVMLRMLDVTLPELPTEKPRYLMGVGTPDDILKSVAAGIDMFDCVMPTRSGRHGLAFTRRGKVNIRNARHAEDIRPLDEQSSCPAARDYSRAYLHHLVRANEALGGMLLSWNNLAYYQELMQGIRQAIAEGRFADFMAETQENWARGDIDAL
- the queA gene encoding tRNA preQ1(34) S-adenosylmethionine ribosyltransferase-isomerase QueA, yielding MRVDLFDFDLPDENIALRPAEPRDSARLLVVRPGQTPELTDGHVRDLTSWLRPGDAMVFNDTRVIPAQLEGVRLREGAERTPVSCTLHMRTGASSWKAFARPGKRIKPGDRIDFGDGGGACLLGTLSATVATKGEAGEIDLAFDLSGPDLDQAIATVGHIPLPPYIAAKRHEDERDRRDYQTIYAREEGAVAAPTAGLHFTPDLFGALDAAGIERHFVTLHVGAGTFLPVKAEDTADHRMHAEIGHVGAATAARLNAVRERGGRVIAVGTTSLRLLESAAGDDGRLAAWSGATEIFITPGYRFRAVDMLMTNFHLPRSTLFMLVSAFSGQKSMRDAYDHAISDGYRFYSYGDASLLFREDR
- a CDS encoding peptidylprolyl isomerase; this translates as MAEIKDPENTIVMETTKGKVVIQLLPDLAPGHVARIKELSREKAYDGVVFHRVIPDFMAQTGDVQYGKQGGDSFNPARAGMGGSDKPDLKAEFSNMSHVRGTCSMARSQNPNSANSQFFICFTDAPWLNKQYSVWGQVIEGMDVVDQIKKGEPVKDPDSIVSVRVAADL
- a CDS encoding peptidylprolyl isomerase, with the translated sequence MKIFKLAIAGMLAAASFASVALADTLTIQLKDGPVVIELAKDVAPKHVAQIEALAAKGAYDNVVFHRVIDGFMAQTGDVQFGNAAKGYDAQLAGTGGSDLPNIKAEFSDKPFERGTVGMARASDPDSANSQFFIMFAPGESLNGQYTVVGKVVSGMEAVDKIKLGDGGNGEVTDPDRMIKVTVSK
- the coaD gene encoding pantetheine-phosphate adenylyltransferase, whose protein sequence is MTTAFYPGSFDPLTSGHMDVLVQALNIAERLVVAIGIHPGKVPMFSFDERADLVTRSLAARLPEAQGRVSVVSFSGLVVDAARQHGALVLIRGLRDGTDLDYEMQMAGMNSQMAPDVQTVFLPAATATRPITATLVRQIAMMGGDVSPFVPPEVLAALKLKLSKP